Within Conger conger chromosome 3, fConCon1.1, whole genome shotgun sequence, the genomic segment CCAGCTGGGTCAACTGAATGATCTGCCCAACGAACTTGTTCCTGATTATGAGAAGAATGAGGAGTTTTTGCGCAAAGTCCATCATGTGCTAATGGAGGTACAAGTCCCTTGTGTTGCTACAGTGGTTCCTCGCTGTTTCCATTCTGCCGTATTGTGTTAATtatgacacacacagaaattggAATacacctgtcatttttaatttcctttttctaAAACACGGAGTGTAGCATGCCCCCCCCAGCCATAAGGTACATTTCAGTCTGTATGCATTTGTACTGtgaaatgttgttgttgttgttgttgttgttgttgttgttgttgttttggctctgtactccagaacaCTGGATTTAAATGAAACCATCAATAcaaggttaaaatgcagattgTCAACTAATCTTGTGTTAACTGTGTtggaattgcagccctttttatacgcAGTCATGCACATAGTTCATGCACAATAAAGCTAACAATAGGCCTAGAGTTGAGTTTTGTGTGGCATTTTGCTATGGTTCAGTATTACAACAGTAAAAAACACTGTTGCAAACGACagccctgtttaaaaaaaacacaaagcttGTCTTGGGGATGGAACAGAACCTCAGTGTGCAAGATTCACATTTCCTATTTGGCTTAAAGATGTGAAATGGCGCCCCCATTGCCTATGTCCAAATAATGTATTGCATCACAATATGGACCATAATCAGGATTAAGAATACCTTGATTTTGTCCATGAAGGAATTCCATAAGATGACCTGGTCCACATATTAACATTATATCACTATGCtttatttgtgaatgtgtcATCATGAGTGTAGAATTATGCCCACGTGACTTTTCATTGtaaattttctttttcagaattgtAAATTCATATACCCCATTCATATTTGGGAAAATAATTGACTAATTTTGCAGAAAATTAGATTTAACTGATGCTATGTCCCTGGGATGTGAATACATGACATTTATTCTTCAGTGAGCATTGAAATTACTGGCACAAATTGACCAGATACATTATCCTCCAGTAGATGTAACATGTATAAATACAAACTTTTTACTCAGAGGGTAATTatgggagagaaaaaaacagcatacagGATAGAGTCTGACGATCAATCCACGTTTTTGCCTCGAACACAATGGGTTATTATGTGGGTTTTCTTGTGGATAGCCTTGTAATCATTATTTACTTGCGGAAGTGTCACCTGTTTCTCCTTCTTTTCCCACAGGTGGAGGTGTTGGAGGGCTGCCTGCAGTGCCCAGAGTCGGGGAGAGAGTTTCCCATCTCCCGGGGGGTACCCAACATGCTACTGAATGAGGATGAATCCTAGAAATTGAATCCGCTTTCATTTTTCTAATGCACAAACCTGTATATACCCAAATATTGGATTCAGATAGTTTCTTAGATGGTTACCCCTTTGTTGATTACAGCAGTTGTACTTCCACACATGTATACAACACACTGACAAAATACTTCATACTATGTCTACAAGAATTACTGTCGCATACATATTTGGTCTTTTAATATTTATACTTGATCTCATATTTTCTTTCCCAAAACACGCAACTAATTCCTGAAAATCCTAGCTGTTTACCTTTTCCTATGTGATGCTTATAGCTTTCTAACTTCGGGCTCCTGTCCGAAGTTtagaaaatgaaaccattgttTCATATAGTGAGTAAAAGGTGCACGTTCAAGTTGAAATGTAACTCCAGCTGCTAAATGCTTTCTGAAAATGggataaataaaatacagttcCAGATAGAAAGCCACTTGCTTGTGTCTCTGAACTTGACACCCATTGGAAGGACCAGCCTGAACTAACGTTGGAGAGCATACGTGATTAATGCATTTAGTCCTTCggagaagagggggaaaaaagccaTACTTCATTTTGCAAAGGCCTTTGCTAATCTTTTGTGGCTAAATCTCTAGCTTGAGGGGTATCAACACAAGATTGCATAGCAATGTTTGTCATTTATTCTTAAATTGATGAATATTCTAACCATATTTAATTTATCTGTTGAGAATTGGGCTGGTGAGTCCTTATGTATGAAACCCTCAGTCTGTTCCCAGCCGTGTGCACACCGTCACCACTGCAAGGCAAAGTCCAGTCGTTAAGTCTGAACTGTCTTCGTTGGCAAGAACTGAACCCGATACAAGTGTAACCCAAGCTTTAGCTTCAGGCCTTGTCTGACCGTACGTGCGTGTTTCAGCAGTGACATGGGACAATACCGTTTCAGGTTTAAATTTGGTTAAAATGGAAGGAGAAGTGCAACTGAAACAAGTGGGCTTTTGGTGCAGTTTTGATTTTGGTCGAACATTTGAAATTAGAACTAAAAGATTTGCAGTTGGGTCCAAGCCCCACTGATGCCATCTATTATCCATCTGTAGTTCTATAAACAAGTACTTTTACAGTTGGGTAAAGGCAAGTATgacatttatttgtatagtttTTGAATGTGGCAAGGGAAAACAAGAGACACACAATgtgatattttattataaaacacagaacagtaaTGGGTCAAAAgaaattctattttttaaagtcCTACAGTTATTCTGAATTGAGCAGCAATTGGTTCTAACAGTACTGTAAGAACCAATTGAGCCAACTGAcagtgcacagacagacacacaaaaacacacaaaataggTGTCAATAACAATACACactgaaataatcatcctcaGTATGttaaattataatgaaaatagaattttaaatatcttttaaatacatttgctgAAATATAATTCTCTCATCAATCACCATTCTATATTATTAGTTATTCAAATATTAATGttgaatttacattaca encodes:
- the trmt112 gene encoding multifunctional methyltransferase subunit TRM112-like protein, with amino-acid sequence MKLLTHNMLTSHVKGVIKGYPLLIKATEVKVNEVEFKPEFVSRMIPKLEWKALVQAAEGLGQLNDLPNELVPDYEKNEEFLRKVHHVLMEVEVLEGCLQCPESGREFPISRGVPNMLLNEDES